In Methylocystis echinoides, one genomic interval encodes:
- the fchA gene encoding methenyltetrahydrofolate cyclohydrolase: MSAKTETIGKFLDELASDAPTPGGGGAAALSGAMGAALVSMVCNLTIGKKNYEAVSEDLKKTLARAEALRAELTKGIDEDVVAFNTLMGAYGLPRATDEEKAKRSEAIQHALKAATLAPLATCKVCYEVIALSKEAADKGNLNVISDAGVAVLAANAGLRSCALNVFINAKSIKDRDFAEKQLAEVNALLAKANAETEAVYEVVKGKIGG, encoded by the coding sequence ATGAGCGCGAAGACTGAAACGATCGGCAAATTCCTCGACGAACTCGCGAGCGACGCGCCGACGCCCGGCGGCGGCGGCGCCGCCGCGCTCTCGGGCGCGATGGGCGCGGCGCTCGTCTCGATGGTCTGCAATCTGACCATCGGCAAGAAGAACTATGAAGCGGTCTCCGAGGACCTGAAAAAGACTCTGGCCCGCGCCGAAGCGCTGCGCGCCGAGCTGACAAAGGGCATCGACGAAGACGTCGTCGCCTTCAACACGCTGATGGGCGCCTATGGCCTGCCGCGCGCCACGGACGAAGAAAAGGCGAAGCGCTCCGAGGCGATCCAGCACGCCCTGAAGGCCGCGACGCTCGCGCCGCTCGCGACCTGCAAGGTCTGCTACGAGGTGATCGCTCTGTCGAAGGAAGCCGCCGACAAGGGCAATCTCAACGTGATCAGCGACGCCGGCGTCGCCGTGCTCGCCGCCAACGCCGGCCTGCGCAGTTGCGCGCTGAACGTCTTCATCAACGCGAAGTCCATCAAGGACCGCGACTTCGCCGAGAAGCAGCTCGCCGAGGTCAATGCGTTGCTCGCCAAGGCGAACGCCGAGACGGAAGCGGTCTATGAGGTCGTCAAAGGCAAGATCGGCGGCTGA
- a CDS encoding NADP-dependent methylenetetrahydromethanopterin/methylenetetrahydrofolate dehydrogenase, whose translation MTKKLLFLFDTDPVASVFDTVVGYDGGADHIIGYGAVTPENVGALVDGCIYTRGPKEKQYTAIFVGGGSMVAGEAVFKAVKKRFFSNFRVSAMLDSNGSNTTAAAGVALLAKAGNLKGKKAVVLAGTGPVGMRAAAMLNIEGAEVAITSRQKSRAEAAAQAIQERFGFTPTAIEAPDNAARASAVKGAQIVFAAGAIGVPLLDEKDWQNDSTIELIADCNAQPPLGVGGVEAIDKAKERHGKIVIGALGLGGLKLKLHRECVGKLFESADKVFDCENIYAQAKELA comes from the coding sequence ATGACCAAGAAGCTTCTTTTCCTTTTCGACACCGACCCCGTCGCCAGCGTTTTCGACACTGTCGTCGGCTATGACGGCGGCGCCGATCACATCATCGGCTACGGCGCCGTGACGCCCGAGAACGTCGGCGCGCTCGTCGACGGCTGCATCTACACGCGCGGCCCGAAGGAGAAGCAATATACGGCGATCTTCGTCGGCGGCGGCTCGATGGTCGCGGGCGAGGCGGTGTTCAAGGCGGTGAAGAAGCGCTTCTTCTCCAATTTCCGCGTCTCCGCCATGCTCGACTCGAACGGCTCCAACACGACGGCCGCGGCAGGCGTCGCGCTGCTCGCCAAGGCGGGAAATCTCAAGGGCAAGAAGGCGGTCGTGCTCGCCGGCACCGGCCCCGTCGGCATGCGCGCCGCCGCCATGCTGAACATCGAGGGCGCGGAAGTCGCCATCACCTCGCGTCAGAAGTCGCGCGCCGAGGCCGCCGCCCAGGCGATCCAGGAGCGTTTCGGCTTCACGCCCACGGCGATCGAGGCCCCTGACAACGCCGCCCGCGCCAGCGCCGTCAAAGGCGCGCAGATCGTCTTCGCGGCGGGCGCGATCGGCGTGCCGCTCCTCGACGAAAAGGACTGGCAGAACGATTCGACGATCGAGCTCATCGCCGACTGCAACGCGCAGCCGCCGCTCGGCGTCGGCGGCGTCGAAGCGATCGACAAGGCCAAGGAGCGCCACGGGAAGATCGTCATCGGGGCGCTCGGACTCGGCGGCCTGAAGCTCAAACTGCATCGCGAATGCGTCGGCAAGCTCTTCGAGAGCGCCGACAAGGTGTTCGACTGCGAAAACATTTACGCCCAAGCGAAAGAACTGGCCTGA
- a CDS encoding D-2-hydroxyacid dehydrogenase — protein sequence MSHKIVFLDRETLDANVRKPNFPHDYTEYAQTSPDQIVERAKDCDIIITNKVPLREATLKQLPKLKLIAVAATGTDVIDKAYTTANGITVSNIRNYAYNTLPEHVFALIFALRRNLVNYVDSVRHGRWGYANQFCYFDYPIYDIAGSTLGIIGYGALGKQVETRAQALGMKVLINDVTDIPGKVDVATILREADVVTLNIPLTPQTKNMIGAKELASMKKTACIINTARGGIIDEEALADALRKGVIAGAGLDVLTVEPPKNGNVLLDPTIPNLIITPHVAWASKEAMQVLSDQLIDNIDAFVAGDPRNVVTA from the coding sequence ATGTCGCACAAAATCGTTTTTCTCGATCGCGAAACGCTCGACGCCAATGTGCGCAAACCGAATTTCCCGCATGACTATACGGAATATGCGCAGACTTCGCCCGACCAGATCGTCGAGCGCGCCAAGGACTGCGACATCATCATCACGAATAAAGTGCCGCTGCGCGAAGCGACGCTGAAGCAGCTGCCGAAGCTGAAGCTCATCGCCGTCGCCGCCACCGGCACCGACGTGATCGACAAGGCCTATACGACGGCCAATGGGATCACCGTCTCCAACATCCGCAACTACGCCTACAATACGCTGCCCGAGCATGTTTTCGCGCTGATCTTCGCGCTGCGCCGCAATCTCGTAAACTATGTCGACAGCGTGCGACACGGCCGCTGGGGCTACGCCAATCAGTTCTGCTATTTCGACTATCCGATCTACGACATCGCCGGCTCGACGCTCGGCATCATCGGCTATGGCGCGCTCGGCAAGCAGGTCGAGACCCGCGCCCAGGCGCTCGGCATGAAGGTTCTGATCAACGACGTCACCGACATTCCGGGAAAGGTCGACGTCGCGACCATCCTGCGCGAAGCCGACGTCGTCACGCTGAACATTCCGCTGACGCCGCAGACCAAGAACATGATCGGCGCGAAGGAGCTCGCCTCGATGAAGAAGACCGCCTGCATCATCAATACGGCGCGCGGCGGCATCATCGACGAAGAGGCGCTCGCCGACGCGCTGCGCAAGGGCGTCATCGCCGGCGCGGGCCTCGACGTCTTGACCGTCGAGCCGCCGAAAAACGGCAATGTGCTGCTCGATCCGACGATCCCCAATCTGATCATCACGCCGCATGTCGCCTGGGCGTCCAAGGAGGCGATGCAGGTGCTCTCAGATCAGCTCATCGACAATATCGACGCCTTCGTCGCGGGCGACCCGCGCAATGTGGTGACGGCGTAA
- a CDS encoding aminotransferase class V-fold PLP-dependent enzyme, which yields MSNSRIPGRNFLFVPGPTNLPDRVVRAMMVASEDHRSPIFPDLVKPLFPQLKKVFETEKGHAFIFPASGTGGWEAAITNTLSPGDKVLAQRFGQFSHLWIDLANRLGLEVIKQELPWGTGNDPALIEETLKADKNHEIKAVFATHNETATGVTSDIGAVRKAIDAAKHPALLFVDGVSSVASLPFHMDEWGVDVIVSGSQKGFMLPAGLLLMAASPKAIEAGKTNKSRRAYFEFQDMIKNNETGYFPYTPSIPLLHGLKEALSVLFEEGLDQVYKRHHHLAEGVRAAVAAWGLKTCAKEPKWNSDTVTAIVVPEGYNAAKVIETAYKRYNLALGAGLSEVAGKVFRIGHLGDLNELMLLGAIAGAEMAMLDNGIKVEAGSGVAAAQAVYRANPLLKM from the coding sequence CCAATTCCAGAATTCCGGGCCGCAATTTCCTCTTCGTCCCGGGCCCGACCAATCTTCCCGACCGCGTCGTGCGCGCGATGATGGTCGCCTCGGAAGACCATCGCTCGCCCATCTTCCCGGATCTGGTGAAGCCGCTCTTCCCGCAGCTCAAGAAGGTCTTCGAGACCGAGAAGGGTCACGCCTTCATCTTCCCGGCGTCGGGCACCGGCGGCTGGGAAGCGGCGATCACCAACACGCTGTCGCCCGGCGACAAGGTGCTGGCGCAGCGCTTCGGCCAGTTCTCGCATCTGTGGATCGACCTCGCCAACCGTCTCGGCCTCGAGGTCATCAAGCAGGAGCTCCCCTGGGGCACGGGCAATGATCCGGCGCTGATCGAAGAGACGCTGAAGGCCGACAAGAATCACGAGATCAAGGCCGTCTTCGCCACCCACAACGAGACCGCCACCGGCGTGACCTCCGACATCGGCGCGGTCCGCAAGGCCATCGACGCCGCCAAGCATCCGGCGCTGCTCTTCGTCGACGGCGTGTCCTCGGTCGCCTCGCTGCCCTTCCACATGGACGAATGGGGCGTCGACGTCATCGTGTCGGGTTCGCAGAAGGGCTTCATGCTGCCGGCCGGCCTGCTGCTGATGGCGGCGAGCCCCAAGGCGATCGAAGCCGGCAAGACCAACAAGTCGCGCCGCGCCTACTTCGAATTCCAGGACATGATCAAGAACAACGAGACCGGCTATTTCCCCTATACGCCGTCGATCCCGTTGCTGCACGGCCTCAAGGAAGCGCTGTCGGTCCTCTTCGAAGAGGGTCTCGACCAGGTCTATAAGCGCCACCATCACCTCGCCGAGGGCGTTCGCGCCGCGGTCGCGGCCTGGGGCCTGAAGACCTGCGCCAAGGAGCCGAAGTGGAATTCGGACACCGTCACCGCCATCGTGGTGCCGGAAGGCTACAACGCCGCCAAGGTCATCGAGACCGCCTACAAGCGCTACAACCTCGCGCTCGGCGCCGGCCTCTCCGAGGTCGCGGGCAAGGTGTTCCGCATCGGCCATCTCGGCGACCTGAACGAGCTCATGCTGCTCGGCGCCATCGCTGGCGCTGAAATGGCGATGCTCGACAACGGCATCAAGGTCGAGGCCGGCTCCGGCGTCGCGGCGGCTCAGGCCGTCTATCGCGCCAATCCGCTGCTCAAGATGTAA